A single Triticum dicoccoides isolate Atlit2015 ecotype Zavitan chromosome 2A, WEW_v2.0, whole genome shotgun sequence DNA region contains:
- the LOC119356405 gene encoding alpha-mannosidase At3g26720-like — protein MAPVRLALLLAVLLGPGGGCEGVYIPYNTSAGVVDGKLNVHVVPHTHDDVGWLKTVDQYYVGSNNSIQVACVQNVLDSLVPALLKDENRKFIYVEQAFFQRWWRQQSDSIKDTVKGLVSSGQLEFINGGMCMHDEATVHYIDMIDQTTLGHRFIKEEFGQIPRIGWQIDPFGHSAVQAYLLGAQVGFDALYFSRIDYQDHKRRKGTKELEVVWRSSKTFGSSADIFTGIFPGGYEPPTGEFYFEIGAESPVVQDDPLLFDYNVEERVNAFVAAALAQANITRTNHIMFTMGTDFKYQYAESWFRQMDRLIHYVNKDGRVNALYSTPSIYTDAKFSANEPWPLKTNDFFPYADRRNAYWTGYFTSRPALKRYVRIMSGYYLAARQLEFFIGRGKSGFTTDSLGDALALVQHHDAVTGTEKQHVADDYAKRLSIGYKKAEELVSTSLACLSESGSNSRCSSPTTNFGQCPLLNITYCPLSEKNFSQGKSLVVLVYNSLGWEREDVLRIPVMSDSIVVHDSKGREIESQLLPIANASSYLRDKHVKAYLGTSPASKPKFWVAFSASVPPLGFNTYFVSSGERSASISSPSTLYPQGSKSRNLQVGQGHLKLQYDAAGALSRYSDSKTRVEENFKQKYKYYIGQDHGDGDDPQASGAYIFRPNGSVPIKTDGQVPPTILRGPILDEVHQQINSWIYQITRVYKEKDYVETEFIIGPIPVDDGNGKELSTEIITSIATDRTFYTDSSGRDFIKRVRDYRSEWKIEVNQPIAGNYYPVNLGIYVEDGTKELSVLVDRSVGGSSIKDGQIELMLHRRLVHDDGRGVAEALDEEVCLDDQCEGLVIEGKYYLKIDPQGDGARWRRTFGQELYSPLLLAFSEQEQDGSNWVNSHVSSFSAMDPTYSFPENIALLTLQELEDGSVLLRLAHLYEAGEHKDLSVPARVDLKRVFPNKKIDKISETNLSANQERAAMEKKRLKWKVGGPPPKENVVRGRPVDPSKLLVELAPMEIRTFVISFDHRLAEHLG, from the exons atGGCCCCCGTCCGGCTCGCCCTCCTCCTCGCCGTCCTGCTCGGGCCCGGCGGCGGCTGCGAGGGGGTGTACATCCCCTACAACACGTCGGCGGGGGTGGTGGACGGGAAGCTGAACGTGCACGTCGTCCCCCACACCCATGACGACGTCGGTTGGCTCAAGACCGTCGACCAGTACTACGTCGGCTCCAACAACTCCATCCAG GTCGCGTGCGTTCAGAACGTGCTGGATTCGCTCGTGCCGGCGCTGCTCAAGGACGAGAACCGCAAGTTCATCTACGTCGAGCAG GCGTTTTTCCAGAGATGGTGGAGGCAGCAGAGCGACAGTATCAAGGATACGGTGAAGGGGCTCGTCAGCTCCGGACAGTTGGAATTCAT AAAtgggggcatgtgcatgcacgacgaGGCGACCGTGCACTACATTGACATGATTGATCAAACCACGCTGGGGCACAGATTCATCAAGGAGGAGTTCGGCCAGATCCCAAGGATCGGCTGGCAGATTGATCCGTTTGGGCACTCTGCAGTTCAGGCCTACCTCCTCGGCGCACAG GTAGGATTTGATGCCTTGTATTTCTCCCGGATTGATTACCAAGATCACAAAAGGAGGAAGGGGACCAAAGAGCTTGAGGTCGTATGGAGGAGCTCTAAGACCTTTGGCTCATCAGCTGAT ATTTTTACTGGTATCTTCCCAGGTGGTTATGAACCACCAACTGGTGAGTTTTATTTTGAGATTGGTGCTGAGTCCCCTGTTGTCCAG GATGATCCCCTTCTTTTTGATTACAATGTTGAAGAACGGGTGAATGCTTTTGTTGCTGCAGCGCTGGCACAG GCAAATATCACAAGGACAAACCATATCATGTTTACAATGGGAACAGACTTCAAATATCAATACGCAGAAAGTTGGTtcagacagatggatagattaaTTCATTATGTGAACAAG GATGGCCGTGTGAATGCTCTGTACTCCACACCTTCCATTTACACTGATGCAAAATTTTCTGCAAATGAGCCATGGCCTCTCAAGACAAACGATTTCTTTCC ATATGCAGATAGGCGCAATGCATACTGGACAGGTTACTTCACAAGCAGACCCGCCTTAAAACGATATGTCCGCATCATGAGTGGATATTACTTG GCAGCTAGGCAGCTGGAGTTCTTCATTGGGAGAGGCAAGTCAGGTTTCACAACAGATAGTTTAGGAGATGCTCTAGCTCTTGTCCAGCACCATGATGCTGTTACAGGAACAGAGAAGCAACACGTTGCAGATGATTATGCGAAGAGACTATCGATTGGCTATAAGAAA GCGGAGGAACTGGTTtcgacttctcttgcttgcttgagtGAGTCAGGCTCAAATTCTCGTTGTTCGTCCCCAACGACAAATTTTGGGCAG TGTCCTCTCCTGAATATTACATATTGTCCCCTTTCCGAGAAGAACTTTTCTCAAGGCAAAAGCTTG GTTGTTCTTGTGTACAACTCTCTTGGATGGGAACGAGAGGATGTCCTCCGCATACCA GTCATGAGTGACTCAATTGTTGTTCATGATTCTAAGGGAAGAGAAATTGAATCGCAACTTCTGCCAATAGCTAATGCCTCATCGTACCTACGGGACAAACATGTCAAAGCTTATTTGGGCACATCGCCTGCTTCAAAACCTAAGTTTTGGGTTGCCTTTTCTGCTTCGGTACCACCACTTGGTTTTAACACTTATTTTGTTTCGAGCGGAGAGAGATCAG CATCTATCTCTTCGCCATCCACTCTATACCCTCAGGGAAGTAAAAGTAGGAATCTGCAAGTTGGGCAAGGGCATTTGAAACTTCAATATGATGCAGCTGGAGCATTATCCCGGTACTCCGATAGCAAGACTCGG GTTGAAGAAAATTTCAAGCAGAAGTACAAGTATTACATAGGACAAGATCATGGAGACGGAGATGATCCTCAG GCTTCAGGAGCATACATATTTCGCCCCAACGGTTCCGTTCCTATCAAAACTGATGGTCAG GTTCCTCCCACGATTCTGCGCGGGCCCATATTGGATGAAGTGCATCAGCAGATTAATTCATGGATATACCAG ATCACTAGAGTTTACAAGGAAAAGGACTATGTGGAAACCGAGTTCATA ATTGGACCAATACCAGTAGACGATGGAAATGGAAAAGAACTATCAACTGAAATTATTACTAGCATCGCAACAGACAGAACATTTTATACCGATTCCAGTGGACGTGATTTCATCAAAAGG GTACGGGATTATCGCTCAGAGTGGAAGATTGAAGTAAACCAACCCATTGCAGGAAACTATTATCCG GTTAATCTTGGAATTTATGTGGAAGATGGCACCAAAGAGTTGTCTGTACTCGTAGACAGGTCTGTTGGAGGTTCTAGCATAAAGGATGGACAAATAGAGCTAATGCTACACAG GAGGCTAGTCCATGATGATGGCCGCGGTGTTGCGGAAGCATTAGATGAAGAAGTATGTTTGGATGATCAATGTGAAGGACTAGTT ATTGAAGGAAAATACTATCTCAAAATTGACCCACAAGGAGACGGAGCTAGGTGGCGTCGTACATTTGGTCAGGAACTGTACTCCCCTCTTCTTCTTGCGTTTTCAGAGCAAGAGCAG GATGGAAGCAACTGGGTGAATTCGCATGTTTCATCATTCTCTGCAATGGATCCAACTTACAGCTTTCCTGAAAATATCGCGTTGCTTACTCTCCAG GAGCTTGAAGATGGAAGTGTTCTTCTTCGGTTGGCTCACCTATACGAG GCTGGAGAGCATAAGGATCTCTCAGTTCCGGCGAGGGTCGACCTCAAGAGGGTATTCCCAAATAAAAAG